The following proteins come from a genomic window of Achromobacter deleyi:
- a CDS encoding porin gives MKSTLRIAAAGACLSVFSFSPALAATTPSSSVQLYGLIDTGLQYINNGPGGNSKTGMSTGNLSGSRWGLRGTEDLGDGLSTVFVLENGFDSDNGQTMQGSRLFGRQAYVGLSSKSLGRLTLGRHNTLMIDWMSKYNPFDNANFSIKRPDAAFSDRTDNAVMYVGKFGPVSVGGYYSFGWNNEQSFDDKTLGRMIGGGVRYQSGGLDAGVLYHSKNADKPAKGANSDNREDRIVAGLSYDFEGVKVYAGYRWLEQKLTQRNYKNNLTWLGVTYLPVSNNRLSFAVYHLNDSVCDDMNNAVCPAAQAAGTGQKSTMFVLGNEYDLSKRTTVYAVAAYAVNDDKSAQSVIGGKYGANVEPGKNQFGLNIGLRHRF, from the coding sequence ATGAAATCGACTCTCCGCATCGCGGCGGCTGGCGCCTGCCTGTCCGTCTTCAGCTTCTCCCCCGCCCTCGCGGCGACAACCCCTTCCAGTTCGGTCCAGCTCTACGGCCTGATCGACACCGGTCTGCAGTACATCAACAACGGTCCCGGCGGCAACAGCAAGACGGGCATGAGCACGGGCAACCTGAGCGGCTCGCGCTGGGGCCTGCGCGGCACCGAAGACCTGGGCGACGGCCTGTCGACCGTGTTCGTGCTGGAAAACGGCTTCGACTCCGACAACGGCCAGACCATGCAGGGCAGCCGCCTGTTCGGCCGCCAGGCCTACGTCGGCCTGTCGAGCAAGAGCCTGGGGCGCCTGACGCTGGGCCGCCACAACACGCTCATGATCGACTGGATGAGCAAGTACAACCCGTTCGACAACGCCAACTTCTCGATCAAGCGCCCCGACGCGGCCTTCTCGGATCGCACCGACAACGCGGTGATGTACGTCGGCAAGTTCGGCCCCGTGTCCGTCGGCGGCTACTACAGCTTCGGCTGGAACAACGAGCAGTCGTTCGACGACAAGACGCTGGGCCGCATGATCGGCGGCGGCGTGCGCTACCAGTCGGGCGGCCTGGACGCCGGCGTGCTCTATCACTCCAAGAACGCCGACAAGCCGGCCAAGGGCGCCAACAGCGACAACCGCGAAGACCGCATCGTGGCGGGCCTGTCGTACGACTTCGAGGGCGTCAAGGTCTACGCCGGCTACCGCTGGCTCGAGCAGAAGCTGACGCAGCGCAACTACAAGAACAACCTGACCTGGCTGGGCGTGACCTACCTGCCGGTGTCGAACAACCGCCTGTCGTTCGCCGTGTACCACCTGAACGACTCGGTCTGCGACGACATGAACAACGCCGTCTGCCCGGCTGCACAAGCCGCCGGCACCGGCCAGAAGTCCACCATGTTCGTCCTGGGCAACGAATATGACCTGTCCAAGCGCACCACCGTCTACGCCGTCGCGGCCTATGCGGTGAACGATGACAAGTCGGCGCAGAGCGTGATCGGCGGCAAGTACGGCGCCAACGTCGAGCCGGGCAAGAACCAGTTCGGCCTGAACATCGGCCTGCGGCACCGGTTTTGA
- a CDS encoding Lrp/AsnC family transcriptional regulator, translating to MKILQEDGRLSNAELAERVSLSASPCWKRLKRLESSGVIRGYQAILDRRALGMGVVAFVSISLENHTEKTCHAFEAAVAAMPEVLACHNTTGQHDYLLHIVARDFDAYSEFVRNRLRTLPGVKELLSTLSMHEVKSSTKLHL from the coding sequence ATGAAAATCCTTCAAGAAGATGGCCGGCTTTCCAACGCCGAACTGGCCGAGCGCGTCTCGCTGTCGGCCTCGCCCTGCTGGAAGCGCCTCAAGCGCCTGGAAAGCTCGGGCGTCATCCGCGGCTACCAGGCCATCCTCGACCGCCGCGCGCTCGGCATGGGAGTGGTGGCGTTCGTCAGCATCTCGCTGGAAAACCACACAGAGAAGACCTGCCATGCGTTCGAGGCCGCCGTGGCCGCCATGCCCGAGGTGCTGGCCTGCCACAACACCACCGGCCAGCACGACTACCTGCTGCACATCGTGGCGCGCGACTTCGACGCCTATTCCGAATTCGTGCGCAACCGGCTGCGCACGCTGCCGGGCGTCAAGGAACTGCTCAGCACGCTGTCGATGCACGAAGTGAAGTCGTCGACCAAGCTGCACCTGTGA
- a CDS encoding cystathionine gamma-synthase family protein, with protein sequence MSYSSYHKKDISGRPLHAETQMMSYGFDPFLSEGAVKPPVFLTSTFAFRSAEDGAEFFDLVSGRKPLPQGESAGLVYSRFNHPNLEIVEDRLSLLDGSEDAAVTSSGMSAISAVFLAFLRPGDQLVQSVPLYGGTETLIAKIFPEWGIGSHPIHDGLSAQSMRDALEAAAAKGPVKLFYVETPANPTNALIDFQAVTAELDAFAARHGYRPISVCDNTLLGPIFQKPAEHGVDLCVYSLTKYVGGHSDLVAGAVTGTKDLIKKVRAIRSAFGSQLDPHSCWMITRSMETVVLRMKQAARSATRVAQWLAGNPHEKVRIYHPEIIADEAYQAVYKRQCSGPGSTFAFVLDGGRAKAFRFINALRLFKSAVSLGGTESLVCHPASTTHSGVPAAERDAAGVSEGLIRISIGLEHEEDLIADMDQAMRSLA encoded by the coding sequence ATGAGTTATTCCAGCTATCACAAGAAAGACATCTCCGGCCGTCCCCTGCATGCCGAAACCCAGATGATGTCGTACGGTTTCGACCCGTTCCTGTCCGAAGGCGCGGTCAAGCCGCCGGTGTTCCTCACGTCCACCTTCGCTTTCCGCTCGGCCGAGGACGGCGCCGAGTTCTTCGACCTGGTGTCGGGCCGCAAGCCGCTGCCGCAGGGCGAGTCGGCCGGGCTGGTGTACAGCCGCTTCAATCATCCCAACCTGGAAATCGTCGAGGACCGCCTGTCGCTGCTGGACGGCTCGGAGGACGCCGCGGTGACCTCCAGCGGCATGTCGGCGATCAGCGCGGTGTTCCTGGCGTTCCTGCGGCCCGGCGACCAGCTGGTGCAGTCGGTGCCGCTGTACGGTGGCACCGAGACCCTGATCGCCAAGATCTTCCCGGAATGGGGCATCGGCTCGCATCCGATCCACGACGGCCTGTCGGCGCAGAGCATGCGCGACGCGTTGGAAGCGGCCGCGGCCAAGGGGCCCGTGAAGCTGTTCTACGTGGAAACGCCGGCCAATCCGACCAACGCGCTGATCGACTTCCAGGCGGTGACGGCCGAGCTGGACGCGTTCGCCGCGCGCCACGGCTACCGCCCGATCTCGGTGTGCGACAACACGCTGCTGGGCCCCATCTTCCAGAAGCCGGCCGAGCATGGCGTGGACCTGTGCGTGTATTCGCTGACCAAGTACGTGGGCGGCCACAGCGACCTGGTGGCCGGCGCCGTCACCGGCACCAAGGACCTGATCAAGAAGGTGCGGGCCATCCGCAGCGCCTTCGGTTCGCAGCTCGATCCGCATTCGTGCTGGATGATCACGCGCTCGATGGAAACCGTGGTGCTGCGCATGAAGCAGGCGGCGCGCAGCGCCACCCGGGTGGCGCAATGGCTGGCCGGCAACCCGCACGAGAAGGTGCGCATCTACCACCCCGAGATCATCGCCGATGAGGCCTACCAGGCGGTCTACAAGCGCCAGTGCAGCGGGCCGGGCTCGACCTTCGCGTTCGTGCTGGACGGCGGCCGCGCCAAGGCGTTCCGCTTCATCAACGCGCTGCGCCTGTTCAAGTCGGCGGTGAGCCTGGGCGGCACCGAATCGCTGGTGTGCCATCCGGCCTCGACCACGCATTCGGGCGTGCCGGCGGCCGAGCGCGACGCGGCTGGGGTGTCGGAAGGGCTGATCCGCATTTCCATCGGCCTGGAGCACGAGGAAGACCTGATCGCTGACATGGACCAGGCCATGCGCAGCCTGGCATGA
- a CDS encoding nucleotidyltransferase family protein has product MPAPIAAIILAAGHGTRLGGRAKPALRIDGVSLLERLAQGLRDAGVAPIRAVIGPYADRLAPLAQRAAIEPLPHARPDATLADSQRLALHEHARVHPGHDLLLVLADLPLLDGRALADLLAQWHACAPGTDSLRPRVDGAPGHPLLLSAAAVRSANLLPPGAGLRQWLASQDGRHATFDSGNRAYVTDLDTPDDLRALRQTLAPARVDWPPEAG; this is encoded by the coding sequence ATGCCCGCCCCCATCGCCGCCATCATCCTCGCCGCCGGGCACGGAACGCGCCTGGGCGGACGCGCCAAGCCGGCGCTGCGCATCGATGGCGTGAGCCTGCTTGAACGACTGGCCCAGGGCTTGCGCGACGCGGGCGTCGCGCCCATCCGCGCCGTCATCGGCCCGTATGCCGACCGCCTGGCGCCGCTGGCGCAACGCGCCGCGATCGAGCCGCTTCCGCATGCGCGGCCGGACGCCACGCTGGCCGATTCCCAGCGCCTGGCCCTGCACGAACACGCGCGCGTCCATCCCGGGCACGACCTGCTGCTGGTGCTGGCCGACCTGCCGCTGCTCGATGGTCGCGCCCTCGCCGACCTGCTGGCGCAATGGCACGCCTGCGCGCCCGGCACGGACAGCCTGCGCCCGCGCGTCGACGGCGCGCCGGGCCATCCATTGCTGTTGTCAGCCGCCGCGGTGCGCTCGGCCAACCTGCTGCCGCCCGGCGCCGGCCTGCGCCAATGGCTGGCCTCGCAGGACGGCCGCCATGCCACGTTCGACAGCGGCAACCGCGCCTACGTGACCGACCTGGACACGCCCGACGACCTGCGCGCATTGCGCCAAACGCTGGCGCCGGCCCGCGTCGACTGGCCGCCCGAGGCGGGCTGA
- a CDS encoding XdhC family protein, whose product MIDIDTLVLQQAAQWQRDGVPAWLVTVARTWGSSPRPPGALMALNAHGDVAGSVSGGCIEDDLVARVRAGAASTTRPEVLRYGVHADQARQFGLPCGGTLELVMEAIRPASQLPALRDHCLRRDCIERELDLATGAVSLRPGPADGLPRLTATTFTSHFGPSVRLIVIGAGDTTGYLCQIALTLGFEVIVCDPRDTQSPAWTMPGAVHSREMPDDLILRLRPDRRTAIIALSHDPKLDDLALIDALQSQAFYVGAIGSRRNSDTRRARLREHFDLTDADLRRLRGPAGVYIGSKTPAEIALSIMAEIVAAKNGVAPDALASVAAGKARDGIPRDSVQLASACPL is encoded by the coding sequence ATGATTGATATCGACACCCTGGTCCTGCAACAGGCCGCGCAATGGCAGCGCGACGGCGTGCCCGCGTGGCTCGTCACGGTGGCGCGCACCTGGGGCTCGTCGCCGCGGCCGCCGGGCGCGCTGATGGCCCTGAACGCCCACGGCGACGTCGCCGGATCGGTGTCCGGCGGCTGCATCGAGGACGACCTGGTCGCCCGCGTGCGCGCCGGCGCGGCGTCGACTACGCGGCCCGAGGTCCTGCGCTATGGCGTGCACGCGGACCAGGCGCGCCAGTTCGGCCTGCCCTGCGGCGGCACCCTGGAACTGGTGATGGAAGCCATCCGCCCCGCCAGCCAGTTGCCCGCGTTGCGCGACCACTGCCTGCGCCGCGATTGCATCGAGCGCGAGCTGGACCTGGCCACCGGCGCCGTCAGCCTGCGGCCCGGCCCCGCCGACGGCCTGCCGCGCCTGACGGCCACTACCTTCACCTCGCATTTCGGCCCGTCGGTGCGGCTGATCGTGATCGGCGCGGGCGACACCACCGGCTATCTGTGCCAGATCGCGCTGACGCTGGGCTTCGAGGTCATCGTCTGCGATCCGCGCGACACCCAGTCGCCGGCCTGGACGATGCCGGGCGCGGTGCACAGCCGCGAGATGCCCGACGACCTGATCCTGCGCCTGCGGCCCGACCGCCGCACCGCCATCATCGCGCTCAGCCACGATCCCAAGCTCGATGACCTGGCGCTGATCGATGCCCTGCAGTCGCAAGCGTTCTATGTGGGCGCGATCGGATCGCGCCGCAACAGCGACACGCGCCGCGCCCGGCTGCGCGAGCATTTCGACCTGACCGACGCCGACCTGCGGCGGCTGCGCGGCCCCGCCGGCGTCTACATCGGCAGCAAGACGCCCGCCGAAATCGCCCTGTCGATCATGGCCGAGATCGTCGCCGCCAAGAACGGCGTGGCGCCCGACGCGCTGGCAAGCGTGGCCGCCGGCAAGGCGCGCGACGGCATCCCGCGGGACAGCGTCCAGCTGGCCAGCGCCTGCCCTCTCTGA
- a CDS encoding xanthine dehydrogenase family protein molybdopterin-binding subunit, with product MNLPHPRAQHDALLTHPGALLVVRAPTAPPRPAPGQPGVVSDYIQDTPEIFVAVLADDAAPGGWRALAFNGHVDLGTGIRTALAQIVAEELYVPMARLEMVLGHTNATPNQGPTIASASIQISAAPLRRAAAQAREQLLARAARQWNVAPDTLRLRDGIVRPVDTADERALHYGQLVRDQHTRLDLAGDDSQVRLKPPGDYTVVGRAVARVDIPAKATGELSFVHDVRVPGMRHGRVVRPPHPGRDAGDFIGHCLIDVDADSVAHLPGRVQVVVQGDFIGVVADREEQAEAAMRALKVRWKPVPPAPALDDLASAIRANPARRRLLLEEGDVEAACAAAPVHLRRAYVWPYQMHASIGPSCAVADHRDGRLTVWAGTQNPHMLRADLDRLLKLGEDRIDIVRMEAAGCYGRNCADDVCADAALLSAAVGAPVRVQLMRDQEHQWEPKGTGQLMDVAAALDADGNLLAYDFEVRYPSNDAPLLALLLTGGVSGEPRVLEMGDRTSVPPYRYASRRIVCHDTAPLVRASWLRGVSALPSSFAHDCMVDELAEAAGADPVAFRLRHLDDARAIALLEATAARSGWHERPPGSRGAPDADGRLRGRGVAYARYVHSKFPGFGAAWAAWVIDLSVDPTSGRIAITRVVVGQDTGMIVNPDGVRHQIHGNINQTLSRCLLERVRFDAAGVASREWGGYPIIGFKDLPPIDVLLMPRQDEPPMGAGESASIPGPAAIANALFDATGRRFYEAPFTPDVVRAVLARPDRPRDPHD from the coding sequence ATGAACCTGCCCCATCCCCGCGCGCAGCACGACGCGCTGCTGACCCACCCCGGCGCGCTGCTGGTCGTGCGCGCGCCGACCGCGCCGCCGCGCCCGGCGCCCGGGCAGCCGGGCGTGGTCTCGGATTACATCCAGGACACGCCCGAGATCTTCGTGGCGGTGCTGGCCGATGACGCCGCGCCAGGCGGCTGGCGCGCGCTGGCCTTCAATGGCCACGTCGACCTCGGCACCGGCATCCGCACCGCGCTGGCGCAGATCGTGGCCGAGGAACTGTACGTGCCGATGGCGCGGCTGGAGATGGTGCTGGGCCATACCAACGCCACTCCCAACCAGGGCCCCACCATCGCCAGCGCCAGCATCCAGATCTCGGCCGCGCCCTTGCGCCGCGCCGCGGCCCAGGCGCGCGAGCAGCTGCTGGCGCGGGCCGCGCGGCAATGGAACGTGGCGCCCGACACGCTGCGCTTGCGCGACGGCATCGTGCGGCCGGTCGATACGGCCGACGAACGCGCGCTGCACTACGGCCAATTGGTGCGGGACCAGCACACCCGGCTGGACCTGGCCGGCGACGACAGCCAGGTCCGGCTCAAGCCACCGGGCGACTACACCGTGGTGGGCCGCGCCGTGGCGCGCGTGGACATTCCCGCCAAGGCCACCGGCGAACTGAGCTTCGTGCACGACGTGCGCGTGCCCGGCATGCGCCATGGCCGCGTGGTGCGCCCGCCGCACCCCGGCCGCGACGCCGGCGACTTCATCGGCCACTGCCTGATCGACGTCGACGCCGACTCCGTCGCGCACCTGCCGGGCCGGGTCCAGGTAGTGGTGCAAGGCGATTTCATCGGCGTGGTGGCCGACCGCGAGGAACAGGCCGAAGCCGCCATGCGCGCGCTCAAGGTGCGCTGGAAGCCGGTGCCGCCCGCGCCCGCGCTCGACGACCTGGCCAGCGCCATCCGCGCCAACCCCGCGCGCCGCCGCCTGCTGCTGGAGGAAGGCGACGTCGAGGCCGCCTGTGCGGCCGCCCCCGTGCACCTGCGCCGCGCCTACGTCTGGCCCTACCAGATGCACGCCTCGATCGGACCGTCCTGCGCGGTGGCCGATCATCGCGACGGCCGCCTCACCGTCTGGGCCGGCACCCAGAATCCGCACATGCTGCGCGCCGACCTGGACCGCCTGCTCAAGCTGGGCGAAGACCGCATCGACATCGTCCGCATGGAGGCCGCCGGCTGCTATGGCCGCAACTGCGCCGACGACGTCTGCGCCGACGCAGCGCTGCTGTCGGCCGCCGTCGGCGCGCCGGTGCGGGTGCAGCTGATGCGCGACCAGGAACACCAATGGGAACCCAAGGGCACCGGCCAGCTGATGGACGTGGCCGCGGCGCTGGATGCCGACGGCAACCTGCTGGCCTATGACTTCGAGGTGCGCTATCCGTCCAACGACGCGCCGCTGCTGGCGCTGCTGCTGACCGGCGGCGTGTCCGGCGAGCCGCGCGTGCTGGAGATGGGCGACCGCACCTCGGTGCCGCCGTACCGCTATGCCAGCCGCCGCATCGTCTGCCACGACACCGCGCCGCTGGTGCGCGCGTCGTGGCTGCGCGGCGTCTCGGCGCTGCCCAGCTCGTTCGCGCACGACTGCATGGTCGATGAGCTGGCCGAGGCGGCCGGCGCCGATCCCGTCGCGTTCCGGCTCAGGCACCTGGACGATGCGCGCGCCATCGCGCTGCTGGAAGCGACCGCGGCGCGCTCCGGCTGGCATGAACGGCCACCCGGCAGCCGCGGCGCGCCCGATGCCGACGGCCGCCTGCGCGGACGCGGCGTGGCCTACGCGCGCTACGTGCACAGCAAGTTCCCCGGCTTCGGCGCCGCCTGGGCGGCCTGGGTCATCGACCTGAGCGTGGACCCGACCAGTGGACGCATCGCCATCACGCGCGTGGTGGTCGGCCAGGACACCGGCATGATCGTCAACCCCGATGGCGTGCGCCACCAGATCCATGGCAACATCAACCAGACCCTGAGCCGCTGCCTGCTCGAGCGCGTGCGGTTCGATGCGGCCGGCGTCGCCAGCCGCGAATGGGGCGGCTACCCCATCATCGGCTTCAAGGACCTGCCGCCCATCGACGTGCTGCTGATGCCGCGCCAGGACGAACCGCCGATGGGCGCCGGCGAGTCCGCCTCGATTCCCGGGCCCGCGGCCATCGCCAACGCCCTGTTCGACGCCACCGGCAGGCGCTTCTACGAGGCGCCCTTCACGCCCGACGTGGTGCGCGCCGTCCTCGCCCGCCCTGACCGCCCCCGAGATCCGCATGATTGA
- a CDS encoding N-carbamoylsarcosine amidohydrolase has protein sequence MTATPTPPAGDISAYARQGFGTPLPLKAPFGLLIIDFVNGFADPAVFGGGNIPPAIERTRSLLAHAREQGWPVAHSRIVFSDDDADSNIFCLKVPGMLTLKEDSHNSAIVPQLAPAPGEYVVRKSTPSAFYGTMLAPWLAQRGVQTLVVAGCVTSGCVRASVVDAMQAGFRPLVVSDCCGDRALGPHEANLFDMAQKYAAVMPLDQALADIGALAA, from the coding sequence ATGACCGCCACCCCGACCCCGCCCGCCGGCGACATCTCGGCCTACGCCCGCCAGGGCTTCGGCACGCCGCTGCCGCTCAAGGCGCCCTTCGGCTTGCTGATCATCGACTTCGTCAACGGTTTCGCCGACCCCGCCGTGTTCGGCGGCGGCAACATCCCGCCGGCCATCGAACGCACTCGCTCGCTGCTGGCCCACGCGCGCGAACAGGGCTGGCCGGTGGCGCACAGCCGCATCGTGTTCTCGGACGACGACGCCGACAGCAACATCTTCTGCCTGAAGGTGCCGGGCATGCTGACGCTCAAGGAAGACAGCCACAACAGCGCCATCGTGCCGCAGCTGGCGCCCGCGCCCGGCGAGTACGTGGTGCGCAAGAGCACGCCGTCGGCGTTCTACGGCACCATGCTGGCGCCGTGGCTGGCGCAGCGCGGCGTGCAGACGCTGGTGGTGGCCGGCTGCGTCACCAGCGGCTGCGTGCGCGCCAGCGTGGTCGACGCCATGCAGGCCGGCTTCCGGCCGCTGGTGGTGTCCGACTGCTGCGGCGACCGCGCGCTGGGGCCGCACGAGGCCAACCTGTTCGACATGGCGCAGAAATACGCCGCCGTCATGCCGCTGGACCAGGCCCTGGCCGACATCGGCGCGCTGGCGGCATAA
- a CDS encoding 2,5-dihydroxypyridine 5,6-dioxygenase produces MPVSDIDLIRAWKQVLTLSRLEAGQTVTVLTGADTHPQTLRCAIAAAGDMGARVNRLDLPPVNGEKSLSRDSLAYLGTTPLTGNPAAIAALKASDLVLDLMTLLFSPEQHEILQGGTKILLAVEPPEILCRLVPTEADRARVRAAAARIAEARQMRITSPAGTDLQCRLGSFPAISEYGFVDEPGRWDHWPSGFVLTWPDEGHSNGQVVLDRGDILLPMKDYVTDPITLTVEHGYVTRIQGGLQAEVLRDYMASYEDPEAYAVSHIGWGLQPRAHWSMLGHYGKETHIGMDARAFEGNFLWSMGPNNEAGGQRTTACHIDIPMRHCTVMLDESAVVIDGVVQDEPGLARAARRKELA; encoded by the coding sequence ATGCCCGTCAGCGACATCGACCTGATCCGCGCCTGGAAACAGGTGCTCACGCTTTCCCGCCTCGAAGCCGGCCAGACCGTGACCGTGCTCACCGGCGCCGACACCCATCCGCAGACGCTGCGCTGCGCCATCGCCGCCGCCGGCGATATGGGCGCGCGCGTCAACCGCCTGGACCTGCCGCCGGTCAACGGCGAGAAGTCCCTCAGCCGCGATTCGCTGGCCTACCTGGGCACCACGCCGCTGACCGGCAACCCCGCCGCCATCGCCGCGCTCAAGGCCAGCGACCTGGTGCTGGACCTGATGACGCTGCTGTTCTCGCCCGAGCAGCACGAGATCCTGCAGGGCGGCACCAAGATCCTGCTGGCGGTCGAGCCGCCCGAGATCCTGTGCCGCCTGGTGCCGACCGAGGCCGACCGCGCCCGCGTGCGCGCGGCCGCCGCGCGGATCGCCGAGGCGCGCCAGATGCGCATCACCTCCCCGGCCGGCACCGACCTGCAATGCCGGCTGGGCAGTTTTCCGGCGATTTCCGAATACGGCTTCGTCGACGAGCCGGGGCGCTGGGACCACTGGCCCAGCGGCTTCGTGCTGACCTGGCCCGACGAAGGCCACAGCAACGGCCAGGTGGTGCTGGACCGCGGCGACATCCTGCTGCCGATGAAGGACTACGTGACCGACCCGATCACGCTGACCGTCGAACACGGCTACGTCACCCGCATCCAGGGTGGCCTGCAGGCCGAGGTGCTGCGCGACTACATGGCGTCGTATGAAGACCCCGAGGCCTACGCCGTCTCGCACATCGGCTGGGGCCTGCAGCCGCGCGCCCACTGGTCGATGCTGGGCCACTACGGCAAGGAAACCCACATCGGCATGGACGCGCGCGCCTTCGAGGGCAACTTCCTGTGGTCCATGGGCCCCAACAACGAGGCCGGCGGCCAACGCACCACCGCCTGCCACATCGACATCCCGATGCGCCATTGCACGGTCATGCTCGACGAAAGCGCCGTCGTCATCGACGGCGTGGTGCAGGACGAACCCGGGCTGGCCCGCGCCGCCCGCCGCAAGGAGCTCGCATGA
- a CDS encoding alpha/beta fold hydrolase: MSQPSSTFLYGANIHANGIRQHYLRYGGAEGARAERDALILIPGITSPAVTWGFVAERLGQRYDTYVLDVRGRGLSSADPELDYGLDAQAADVLALAEALGLERYALMGHSMGGRIAVRAARSQPAGLTRLVIVDPPVSGPGPGRRPYPAKLAWYVDSIRQATHGMDAEAMRAFCPTWTEEQRRLRAQWLHTCHEPAIVRSFEDFGRDDIHADLPRVLVPQLLMTAENGGVVGDDDVAEWQGLAPDTLHRRVPAAGHMIPWDNEAGFHEALGDFLEPRG, translated from the coding sequence ATGAGCCAACCATCCAGCACCTTCCTGTACGGCGCCAACATCCACGCCAACGGCATCCGCCAGCACTACCTGCGCTATGGCGGCGCCGAGGGCGCGCGCGCCGAACGCGACGCGCTCATCCTGATCCCCGGCATCACCAGCCCCGCCGTGACCTGGGGCTTCGTCGCCGAACGCCTGGGCCAGCGCTACGACACCTACGTGCTGGACGTGCGCGGCCGTGGCCTGTCGAGCGCCGATCCCGAGCTGGACTACGGCCTGGACGCGCAGGCCGCCGACGTGCTGGCCCTGGCCGAGGCGCTGGGCCTGGAACGCTATGCGCTGATGGGCCATTCCATGGGCGGCCGCATCGCGGTGCGCGCGGCGCGCAGCCAGCCGGCCGGCCTGACGCGGCTGGTCATCGTCGACCCGCCCGTCTCGGGCCCGGGCCCGGGCCGCCGCCCCTACCCCGCCAAGCTGGCCTGGTACGTCGATTCGATCCGCCAGGCCACGCACGGCATGGACGCCGAGGCCATGCGCGCGTTCTGCCCGACCTGGACCGAGGAACAGCGCCGCCTGCGCGCGCAATGGCTGCACACCTGCCACGAGCCCGCCATCGTGCGCAGCTTCGAGGACTTCGGCCGCGACGACATCCACGCCGACCTGCCGCGCGTGCTCGTGCCGCAGCTGCTCATGACCGCCGAGAACGGCGGCGTGGTCGGCGACGACGACGTCGCCGAATGGCAGGGCCTGGCGCCCGACACCCTGCACCGGCGGGTGCCCGCCGCCGGCCACATGATCCCGTGGGACAACGAGGCCGGCTTCCACGAAGCGCTGGGCGACTTCCTCGAACCGCGCGGCTGA
- a CDS encoding FAD-dependent monooxygenase, translated as MSKSPRIAVIGAGLGGAATASLLLQEGFDVRVYEQAPSFSRLGAGIHVGPNVMKILRRIGIEDALNAQGSHPDYWYSRHGMTGDVLAQIPLGDYAVKTYGASYLTVHRGDFHALLIEALPERVMAYSKHLVGVTDRGADVEMRFADGSVEHADIVIGADGVNSHIRDELLGPEPPKYAGYLAHRAVFPTPEVKAGMLPFDACVKWWTDDRHMMTYFVTSKADELYYVTGVPVEQWDLNDRWLPSSKDEMREAFQGWHPTVQALIDATVEVTKWSLLERDPLPLWSRGRLVLLGDACHPMKPHMAQGAAMAIEDGAMLVRCLKEVGAHNHELAFALYEANRAERASKVQRISHDNTWLRTNEDPAWCFGYDVFSEPLVDPKAKAAA; from the coding sequence TTGTCTAAATCCCCCCGCATCGCCGTGATCGGCGCCGGCCTTGGTGGCGCGGCCACCGCATCGCTCCTGCTTCAGGAAGGCTTCGACGTGCGCGTCTACGAACAGGCGCCGAGTTTTTCGCGGCTGGGCGCCGGCATCCATGTCGGCCCCAACGTGATGAAGATCCTGCGCCGCATCGGCATCGAGGACGCCCTCAACGCGCAGGGTTCGCACCCCGATTACTGGTACAGCCGCCACGGCATGACCGGCGACGTGCTGGCGCAAATCCCGTTGGGCGACTACGCCGTCAAGACCTACGGCGCGTCGTACCTGACGGTGCACCGCGGCGACTTCCACGCCCTGCTGATCGAGGCGCTGCCCGAGCGCGTGATGGCGTATTCCAAGCACCTGGTCGGCGTCACCGACCGCGGCGCCGACGTCGAGATGCGCTTTGCCGATGGCAGCGTCGAGCATGCCGACATCGTGATCGGCGCCGACGGCGTCAATTCCCACATCCGCGACGAACTGCTGGGACCCGAGCCCCCCAAGTACGCCGGCTACCTGGCCCACCGCGCGGTGTTCCCCACGCCCGAGGTCAAGGCCGGCATGCTGCCGTTCGACGCCTGCGTGAAGTGGTGGACCGATGACCGCCACATGATGACGTACTTCGTCACCAGCAAGGCCGACGAGCTCTACTACGTGACCGGCGTGCCGGTCGAGCAGTGGGACCTGAACGACCGCTGGCTGCCCAGCAGCAAGGACGAGATGCGCGAGGCCTTCCAGGGCTGGCATCCCACGGTGCAGGCGCTGATCGACGCCACCGTCGAGGTGACCAAGTGGTCGCTGCTGGAACGCGATCCGCTGCCGCTGTGGAGCCGCGGCCGCCTGGTGCTGCTGGGCGATGCCTGCCACCCGATGAAGCCGCACATGGCGCAGGGCGCGGCCATGGCCATCGAGGACGGCGCGATGCTGGTGCGTTGCCTCAAGGAGGTCGGGGCGCATAATCACGAACTGGCTTTCGCGCTGTACGAGGCCAACCGCGCCGAGCGCGCCAGCAAGGTGCAGCGCATTTCACACGACAACACCTGGCTGCGGACCAATGAGGACCCGGCCTGGTGTTTCGGCTACGACGTGTTCAGCGAGCCGCTGGTCGATCCGAAGGCCAAGGCGGCGGCCTGA